The Plasmodium yoelii strain 17X genome assembly, chromosome: 8 genome includes a region encoding these proteins:
- a CDS encoding phosphatidylinositol N-acetylglucosaminyltransferase, putative — protein MNESSKTEDVNNSSRLNKPNKKEKKKRWRKILYEDQEYEDNYVDKDFLSHLLTNFRTEYKYSNIVHRMLCINHQIMIVLFHLLAYYSISNNIISHRFLYTINIIIIILKEVLVYDIHKSLNDSFKNILDTIIIIGIIWILSPVMISLTQTHSDDTVYLVSLCILLPIHFMFHNYGFIYEKNENIDIFDSTSLSCVVVESVILGSRLPSIIQVFSFLFCSSILFFYTPFIVQTIVLKNINYYNYVLFPIIFIILSICIRSISIPLFYVNLFGHAFILFVIPALFVNKHNSKTVLEGPWDISGAPFVQKNTD, from the exons atgaaTGAAAGTTCTAAAACAGAGGATGTAAATAACTCTTCTCGTTTAAATAaaccaaataaaaaagaaaaa aaaaaaagatggagaaaaatattatatgaagACCAGGAATATGAAGACAATTATGTAGATAAGGATTTCCTAAGTCATCTTCTAACAAATT TTCGAACAGAATACAAATATTCAAATATTGTACATAGAATGTTATGCATAAATCATCAAATTATGATTGTACTTTTTCACCTACTAGCATATTATTCCATAAGTAATAACATTATATCACATAg ATTTCTATAcacaattaatataattattataatattaaaagaagtGTTAGTTTATGATATCCATAAATCTCTCAATG attcctttaaaaatatattagacaCCATAATTATTATTGGAATTATATGg ATATTGTCTCCAGTTATGATTAGTTTAACCCAAACTCACAGCGATGACACTGTTTACCTTGTATCTTTATGCA TACTCCTACCAATCCACTTTATGTTTCATAATTATGGCTTCATATATGA aaaaaatgaaaatatagatatatttgaTTCAACTTCATTAAGTTGTGTGGTTGTCGAAAGTGTAATTTTAGGATCTCGTTTACCCTCAATAATCCAG GTTTTTTCCTTTCTATTTTGCTCATCAAT ACTTTTTTTCTATACCCCATTCATAGTTCAGACAATAGTT TTAAagaatattaattattataactatGTCTTATTcccaattatttttataattctatCCATATGTATAAGAAGTATATCAATTCCCTTATTCTATGTTAATTTATTTGG GCACGCTTTCATCCTATTTGTTATCCCTGCTCTTTTTGTAAATAAGCATAATTCAAAAAC GGTATTAGAAGGACCCTGGGATATATCTGGTGCTCCTTTTGTGCAAAAGAACACagattaa
- a CDS encoding actin-like protein, putative, producing MSVNKKDEIPTLYSPIEKNLYGKLNNPIEPYIYLENSLPSSEKKKKLNRRISFSSFSNTTCSDILKLNNYLDVKNNILLLSLNNYSFKVGLVNKYDYTLQSLRLPQMEIIETWRELGYMYPPYKNYDILEECIYHCFSNIYKMDLKDQDLFIPLSSKNNMKDFSAIGDILFNSFQVKNLAFKEPSFVSSLIILEELKKQKSGIQIYREETNKECEFICYNDNSNNHDVYDENQYDQLFNKDNIDNEEEASQIENSSCNLDSAENQNNKKLKQMSNEQNKKNGQKDDIKNNGKEKHPNESLIKLRELDIFNFTSLLVNIGSTKTTCTPIINGIPLPDLTSIYYIGGYDIDNQIYDEMKKNEMHQKEISMNIAKIAKEKRVFTPQNKDESEYLSILYNKNPKTYFINSYELYFNKIFASAVNSTEIFFSQYYLDNYLKTDSYNNLHKYDINFNPILTQTTLPLAIYNTIQKCPIDFRKELFNNIYLTGGSSIIPGFRQRLENELYEFINSKEFYNKTVINVHALKRKLLQKYSIYVGSHYFLEFFDYYKYNISKQDYEEYGESILEKLSLQGKLLY from the coding sequence ATGAGTGTGAATAAAAAGGATGAAATACCCACATTATATAGCCCAATAGAAAAAAACTTGTATGGAAAATTAAATAACCCTATAGagccatatatatatttagagaATTCTTTACCTTCTAgtgaaaaaaagaaaaaattaaatcgTAGAATAAGTTTTAGTAGTTTTTCAAATACTACTTGTAGTGATATATTAAAgctaaataattatttagatgtaaaaaacaatatattattattatcattgaACAATTATTCCTTTAAAGTGGGGttagtaaataaatatgattataCATTACAAAGTTTAAGATTACCTCAAATGGAAATAATCGAAACATGGAGAGAATTAGGATATATGTATCCcccatataaaaattatgatatattagAAGAATGTATTTATCATTGTtttagtaatatatataaaatggatTTAAAAGATCaagatttatttattccTCTTTctagtaaaaataatatgaaggATTTTTCTGCTATTggtgatattttatttaattcatttcAGGTGAAAAATCTTGCATTTAAAGAACCCTCATTTGTATCctctttaattatattagaagaattaaaaaaacaaaaatcaggaatacaaatttatagagaagaaacaaataaagaatgtgaatttatatgttataacGATAATAGTAACAATCATGATGTATATGACGAAAATCAATATGATCAATTATTCAACAAGGATAACATAGATAACGAAGAAGAGGCAAGTCAGATTGAAAATAGTTCATGCAATTTAGATTCCGCTGAAAATCAGAATAATAAGAAACTAAAACAAATGTctaatgaacaaaataaaaaaaatggtcAAAAAGAcgacataaaaaataatggaaaagAAAAGCATCCAAATGAATCTTTGATAAAACTGCGAGAATtagatatttttaattttacatCTCTTCTTGTAAATATTGGAAGTACAAAAACAACATGCACACCTATTATTAATGGAATCCCATTACCTGACTTAACTAGCATATATTACATAGGAGGATATGATATAGATAATCAAATTTATgatgaaatgaaaaaaaatgaaatgcATCAAAAAGAAATTTCAATGAATATAGCAAAAATtgcaaaagaaaaaagagtATTTACTCCCCAAAATAAAGATGAATCTGAATATTTATCTATactttataataaaaatccaaaaacttattttataaattcatatgaattatattttaacaaaatatttgCATCCGCTGTAAATTCAAcagaaatttttttttcacaatattatttagataattatttaaaaacggactcatataataatttgcATAAATATGACATTAATTTTAATCCAATTCTTACACAAACAACTTTACCTTTAGCtatttataatacaataCAAAAATGTCCTATAGATTTCAGAAAggaattatttaataatatttatcttACAGGTGGTTCGAGTATTATACCCGGATTTAGACAAAGACTAGAAAATGAGTTGTACGAATTTATTAATAGTAAAGAATTTTACAATAAAACTGTAATTAATGTTCATGCTTTGAAAAGAAAacttttacaaaaatattcCATATATGTTGGATCGCACTATTTTTTAGAATTTtttgattattataaatataatataagtaAACAAGATTACGAGGAATATGGGGAAAGTATCCTCGAAAAATTGAGTTTACAAGGAAAGttattgtattaa
- a CDS encoding SNARE protein, putative, translating to MNLLAIILTRHGDDTTFLCTATDLNNYSFIKKKAFKEAAFFVARTVPPRIEYDVKEIITHENNIVFAFKYSDNICPVVIATDDYPERIAFYMINEIYMDFIRTIPKNVWSEVKEDNKISFNLNHYLSKYKDPLACDAITQTNMKISENVGKVRVTMDALIRNRENLDVLVDKSKDLSSTTKQLFKQSKKLKRKQCCQFM from the exons ATGAATTTATTAGCAATTATTTTAACCAGACACGGAGATGATACTACATTCCTTTGTACAGCAACAGATTTaaataa CTattcttttattaaaaaaaaggcATTTAAAGAAGCTGCATTTTTTGTTGCTAGAACAGTTCCTCCAAGG ATCGAATATGACgtaaaggaaattataaCTCATGAAAACAATATTGTTTTTGCATTTAAATACTCCGATAACATTTGCCCAGTAGTAATAGCAACTGATGATTATCCTGAAAg AATAGcattttatatgattaaCGAAATATACATGGACTTCATACGCACAATACCTAAAAACGTATGGAGTGAAGTAAAAGAAGacaataaaatatcatttaatttaaatcattatttatcaaaatataaa GATCCTTTAGCATGCGATGCCATCACTCAaacaaatatgaaaataagcGAGAATGTT GGAAAAGTAAGAGTAACTATGGATGCCCTTATTAGGAATAGAGAAAATTTAGACGTGCTTGTTGACAAGAGCAAGGATCTTTCGA gTACAACAAAACAATTATTCAAACAAAGCAAAAAACTTAAAAGGAAACAATGCTGTCAGTTTATGTGA
- a CDS encoding DNA primase large subunit, putative, whose product MIIRKRSINGSIANKEKLNEKKLQNITIKNYEINEDKKKTFFDYYSCIYPFNMPISLYKYPPIFGHCSLSNFQEIGAKRLALLQFFDTYTIGEEKDHHDSNNISGDGYKKIDKNNSMENKNKQIRQKIYEYKFGIQSMKNYSKEEMENIIMTDLLSHYILRIAFSKDKEKQKWFLKQELKLFTFRLNELKNINVLNQDNLGESERGLIYLLKRENLNYDFISKPSASYISSATTDSSNNDKWNKYTSFIQNRDTIEKLFKVPFFPDAYFLVKDHKVCVEKGIAYVPDIYLDAILITQFKINIQESFKYLEQNEKLLLDVQNDSRISSFLAALPKAYVAKDFRQNYEHTEDTRLMPQNLYNIYKQSFPPCMRRIFVNYIKDKHLKHWGRQQLWLFLKGAGMTLDENIQTNRSIWMQPDKFDKEHRYTIRYMYGKEGKKTDFTPYNCSKIINNFPIPSSGDTHGCPFKNFDEPHLKSLLFFFGLNDDQIKAIMPFKKNNEYQLACVKFFTETHPNSPGDGVGNHPNSFYVESRKYYKSKMTQVPPK is encoded by the exons atgatAATACGAAAACGATCAATAAATGGCTCGATAGCCAACAAGGAAAAACTAAACGAAAAGAAACTCCAAAATATtacaattaaaaattatgaaataaatgaagataagaagaaaacattttttgattATTATTCTTGTATATATCCTTTTAATATGCCTATaagtttatataaatatcctCCTATATTTGGTCATTGCAGTTTAAGCAATTTTCAAGAAATAGGAGCAAAACGGCTAGCTCTCTTGCAATTTTTCGATACGTATACAATTGGAGAAGAGAAAGATCACCatgatagtaataatattagtgGTGAcggttataaaaaaatagataaaaataattctatggagaataaaaataaacaaattagacaaaaaatatatgaatataaatttGGTATTCAATCTATGAAAAACTATAGTAAAGaagaaatggaaaatattataatgacAGATTTATTAtctcattatatattaagaATAGCATTTTCAAAAGATAAAGAAAAACAGAAATGGTTTTTAAAACAAGAATTAAAATTGTTTACATTTAGATTAAAtgaactaaaaaatataaacgtTCTTAATCAAGACAATTTAGGTGAAAGCGAAAGAGgactaatatatttattaaaacgggaaaatttaaattatgatTTTATTTCAAAGCCTTCAGCGTCTTATATCAGTAGTGCTACTACAGACAGcagtaataatgataaatggAATAAATATACATCGTTTATTCAAAATAGAGATActatagaaaaattatttaaagttccattttttccagatgcatattttttagttAAAGATCATAAAGTATGTGTTGAAAAAGGGATTGCATATGTCCCAGATATATACTTAGATGCAATATTAATTActcaatttaaaataaatattcaagaatcttttaaatatttagaacaaaatgaaaaactaCTTTTAGATGTACAAAATGATAGTAGAATATCGTCCTTTTTGGCAGCATTACCAAAAGCTTATGTAGCAAAAGATTTTAgacaaaattatgaacatacAGAAGATACAAGATTGATGCCACAAAATTtgtataacatatataaacaatCTTTTCCTCCATGTATGCGAAGaatatttgttaattatataaaagacAAACATTTAAAACATTGGGGAAGACAACAGTTATGGTTATTTCTTAAAGGAGCAGGAATGACACTTGACGAAAATATTCAAACTAATAGATCAATATGGATGCAACCCGATAAATTTGATAAAGAGCATAGATATACTATACGTTATATGTATGGTAAAGAAGGGAAAAAAACAGATTTTACTCCATATAACTGctcaaaaataattaataattttcctATTCCATCCAGTGGGGACACACATGGTTGcccttttaaaaattttgatgAGCCTCATTTAAAAAGTCTCCTTTTTTTCTTTGGATTAAATGATGATCAAATTAAAGCTATAATgccatttaaaaaaaataacgaataTCAATTAGCTTGTGTTAAATTTTTTACGGAAACTCACCCAAACTCTCCTGGAGATGGGGTAGGAAATCACCCAAATTCATTCTATGTCGAAAGCAGAaa GtattacaaatcaaaaatgaCACAAGTACCcccaaaataa